A DNA window from Panthera tigris isolate Pti1 chromosome X, P.tigris_Pti1_mat1.1, whole genome shotgun sequence contains the following coding sequences:
- the RGN gene encoding regucalcin has translation MIMSSVKIECVLPENCRCGESPVWEEASNSLLFVDIPAKKVCRWDSLSKGVQQVTVDAPVSSVALRQSGGYVATIGTKFCALNWEDQSVAVLATVDKDKKNNRFNDGKVDPAGRYFAGTMAEETAPAVLERHQGSLYSLFPDHHVEKYFDQVDISNGLDWSLDHKIFYYIDSLSYSVDAFDYDLQTGKISNRRSVYKLEKEEQIPDGMCIDAEGKLWVACYNGGRVIRLDPETGKRLQTVKLPVDKTTSCCFGGKDYSEMYVTCARDGMDVEKLLQQPQAGGIFKITGLGVKGIPPYPYAG, from the exons ATGATCATGTCTTCCGTTAAGATTGAGTGTGTTTTGCCGGAGAACTGCCGGTGCGGCGAATCTCCCGTGTGGGAGGAGGCGTCCAACTCTCTGCTCTTCGTCGATATTCCGGCAAAAAAGGTTTGCCGGTGGGATTCGCTCAGCAAGGGAGTGCAGCAAGTGACCGTGG ATGCCCCCGTCAGCTCTGTGGCCCTTCGCCAGTCAGGAGGCTACGTCGCCACCATTGGAACAAAGTTCTGTGCTTTGAACTGGGAAGATCAGTCGGTGGCTGTCCTGGCCACAGTagataaagataagaaaaacaatcGATTCAATGATGGGAAGGTGGATCCCGCTGGGAGATACTTTGCTG GCACCATGGCCGAGGAAACGGCCCCAGCAGTTCTGGAGCGGCACCAGGGCTCCCTGTACTCGCTCTTTCCTGACCACCATGTGGAAAAGTACTTTGACCAGGTGGACATCTCCAATGGTTTGGATTGGTCCCTGGACCACAAAATCTTCTATTACATTGACAGCCTGTCCTACTCCGTGGATGCCTTTGACTACGACCTGCAGACAGGAAAGATCT CCAACCGCAGAAGTGTGTATAagctggagaaagaggaacaaattcCGGATGGAATGTGTATTGATGCTGAGGGGAAGCTCTGGGTGGCCTGTTACAATGGAGGAAGAGTGATTCGTTTAGATCCTGAgacag GGAAAAGACTCCAAACTGTGAAGTTGCCTGTTGATAAAACAACATCATGCTGCTTCGGAGGGAAGGACTACTCTGAAATGTACGTGACATGTGCCCGGGATGGAATGGACGTGGAGAAGCTTCTGCAGCAGCCTCAGGCGGGTGGGATCTTCAAG ataaCTGGCCTGGGAGTCAAAGGAATTCCTCCCTATCCCTACGCaggatga